The following are from one region of the Rhodopirellula sp. P2 genome:
- a CDS encoding DUF1559 domain-containing protein, with the protein MKRRNLQHRPGFTLVELLVVIAIIGILVGLLLPAVQSAREAARRMQCSNNLKQLGLATHNFASAYDEDLPMLGEAQEGGHWSAFIMPFCEQSSLFEALTFGSTNWAAGTALSGADISSANPRDRQVAACEMPISVMRCPSSIAPEGIFDASVYSPPWFVASRAPANYLAVVTGIQPNDWKPSWGWGRANQPTWGDSQTTKHHSELDGMIQTRPPERARIAQGGMGGATKFRDVIDGLSNTLMFGEAIPDPELASIASTAEDANSGRKDHWAIGGDDFDNWEGTDWSEMGGSTAVPINYAKPIDIPTADDSPEWGAYEVSFGSQHTGGAQFCVGDGSVRFITDSIDLTLFSALGTRDGGEVVEQP; encoded by the coding sequence ATGAAACGCCGCAACCTTCAACACCGGCCAGGCTTCACCCTTGTCGAATTGTTAGTGGTCATTGCCATCATCGGTATTCTTGTCGGCTTGCTACTCCCTGCCGTCCAATCAGCTCGAGAAGCAGCTCGACGAATGCAATGCAGCAACAACCTCAAGCAACTGGGTTTGGCGACGCATAACTTCGCCTCCGCATACGACGAAGATCTGCCAATGCTTGGCGAAGCTCAGGAAGGAGGCCACTGGAGTGCGTTCATTATGCCTTTCTGTGAACAATCCAGCCTCTTTGAAGCTCTCACGTTTGGATCGACCAACTGGGCGGCAGGCACCGCTCTCAGCGGCGCTGACATTTCCTCGGCCAATCCACGCGACCGCCAAGTGGCCGCCTGCGAGATGCCGATCAGCGTCATGCGATGTCCTTCATCGATCGCCCCCGAAGGCATTTTCGATGCCTCGGTCTATTCACCACCTTGGTTTGTCGCCTCCCGCGCACCAGCCAACTACCTGGCCGTTGTCACCGGCATTCAGCCCAATGACTGGAAGCCTTCGTGGGGATGGGGACGCGCCAATCAACCCACGTGGGGCGACAGCCAAACAACCAAACACCACTCCGAACTCGACGGCATGATCCAAACGCGTCCTCCCGAGCGAGCTCGCATCGCACAAGGCGGCATGGGAGGAGCCACCAAGTTCCGCGACGTGATCGACGGCCTCTCCAACACCCTGATGTTTGGCGAAGCCATCCCCGACCCTGAACTGGCCTCGATCGCATCCACGGCAGAAGATGCCAACTCGGGTCGCAAGGATCACTGGGCGATTGGTGGGGACGACTTCGACAACTGGGAAGGCACCGACTGGTCCGAAATGGGCGGCTCGACCGCTGTCCCAATCAACTATGCCAAACCGATTGACATCCCCACGGCAGACGACTCACCTGAATGGGGCGCTTATGAAGTCAGCTTTGGCAGCCAGCACACCGGCGGAGCACAATTCTGCGTGGGCGACGGATCGGTTCGTTTCATCACGGACTCCATTGACCTGACACTGTTCTCAGCTTTGGGCACCCGAGATGGCGGAGAAGTCGTGGAACAGCCCTAA